The following proteins come from a genomic window of Lolium rigidum isolate FL_2022 chromosome 5, APGP_CSIRO_Lrig_0.1, whole genome shotgun sequence:
- the LOC124652700 gene encoding uncharacterized protein LOC124652700, whose amino-acid sequence MLDPPDRIPVALPENLLGREPWGHLCFSFHGCRDGIALFLDHQRHEAILWDPLTSVQRCVAFPSWFLDGICKDCSIQNATVLCPASDNQHEHGGSHMSPFKLVFAWRDAIARKEFICIYESKSGVWGDIIPTRTAYVISRYRPSILVGNALCWLLEGGNILKFDFGKHTLAVIEKPEDTHAAGCEYVHSSHSSFQILRGEDNGIGLAILSTLELSIQLWVRKSNCDGVFSWVLQNTVQLDELFSRPAHIRQLVFMLGYDEDTNVIFLSSDSHDFILQLESMQFNYIGRRKYRSPRESCPYTNFCTAVVRSTAGGDGGAENVNT is encoded by the exons ATGCTGGATCCGCCTGACCGCATCCCTGTTGCGCTCCCGGAGAACCTCCTTGGTCGGGAGCCGTGGGGacacctctgcttctccttccaTGGCTGCCGAGATGGCATCGCACTCTTCCTTGACCACCAGCGCCATGAGGCCATCTTGTGGGATCCACTCACCAGTGTCCAGCGTTGCGTTGCTTTTCCATCGTGgttcttggatggcatttgcaaaGATTGCTCCATTCAGAACGCCACAGTGTTGTGCCCTGCCAGCGACAATCAGCATGAGCACGGCGGATCCCACATGAGCCCATTCAAACTGGTATTCGCATGGCGTGATGCTATAGCCAGAAAGGAATTCATTTGCATATATGAATCCAAGTCTGGTGTTTGGGGAGATATTATCCCCACAAGGACTGCATATGTGATTTCTAGGTACAGGCCTAGCATATTGGTTGGGAATGCACTTTGCTGGTTGCTTGAGGGAGGCAACATCCTTAAGTTTGATTTCGGAAAGCACACCCTTGCTGTGATTGAGAAGCCGGAAGACACCCATGCTGCTGGTTGCGAGTACGTCCACTCGTCTCACTCGTCCTTTCAGATCTTACGAGGAGAGGATAATGGTATCGGCCTCGCCATTTTGTCAACGTTAGAACTGAGTATTCAGTTATGGGTGAGGAAGTCCAACTGTGATGGTGTTTTCTCATGGGTACTACAGAACACTGTCCAACTGGATGAGCTCTTTTCACGACCCGCACACATCAGACAACTGGTCTTCATGCTGGGGTACGATGAGGACACAAATGTGATCTTTCTGTCTTCAGATTCTCACGACTTCATCCTCCAACTTGAGTCCATGCAGTTCAACTATATTGGTAGAAGAAAATACAGGAGTCCCAGAGAGTCTTGTCCATACACAAATTTCTGTACAGCAG TAGTCAGGAGCACTgctggtggtgatggtggagctGAAAATGTGAACACGTGA